Proteins from one Desulfonatronovibrio magnus genomic window:
- a CDS encoding Rpn family recombination-promoting nuclease/putative transposase, which translates to MTYLKDRYVNFFTDYGFKRLFGEEPNKDLLRDFLNELLKDEQGEIVDLTYLKDEHLGATGLDRKAIFDLYCENQRGEKFIVELQKAKQNFFKDRSVFYATFPIQHQAQRGDWNFELKAVYTIGILDFIFDEDKNDPDKYRYDIKLQDIVTNKVFYDKLTFIYLELPKFRKSLDQLETRFDKWLYAIKHLDRLDRVPDALREQIFEKFFQVAEIANFSRDEVLKYEDSLKYYRDLKNVLDTARDEGLEEGHEQGLVKGRKEGLEQGLVKGREEGIEQGLAKGREEGLKQGLVKGREETTLKMARNLLEVLDDETIALKTGLTIEEVAALRD; encoded by the coding sequence ATGACGTATTTAAAAGATCGCTATGTCAATTTTTTTACTGACTATGGGTTTAAGCGCCTTTTTGGTGAAGAACCCAACAAGGATTTGCTGCGTGACTTTTTAAACGAGCTGCTCAAGGATGAACAGGGGGAAATCGTAGATTTGACATATCTTAAAGACGAACATCTTGGTGCCACAGGTCTTGACCGCAAGGCAATTTTTGACCTGTACTGTGAAAACCAGCGCGGCGAGAAGTTTATTGTAGAGCTGCAAAAGGCCAAGCAGAATTTTTTCAAGGATCGCAGCGTATTTTATGCTACTTTTCCCATCCAGCATCAAGCCCAGCGCGGGGATTGGAATTTTGAACTCAAGGCCGTGTACACCATCGGCATTCTTGATTTTATTTTTGACGAGGATAAAAATGATCCTGACAAGTATCGGTACGACATCAAACTCCAGGACATAGTCACCAACAAGGTGTTCTACGACAAGCTGACCTTTATCTATCTGGAGTTGCCCAAATTCCGCAAAAGTCTTGATCAGCTGGAAACCAGGTTTGACAAGTGGCTTTATGCCATCAAGCACCTTGACCGGTTGGACAGGGTTCCTGACGCATTAAGGGAACAGATTTTCGAAAAATTTTTCCAGGTGGCAGAAATCGCCAACTTTAGCCGGGATGAGGTTTTGAAATACGAGGACAGTTTGAAATATTATCGGGACTTGAAAAATGTTCTGGATACGGCACGTGATGAAGGACTCGAAGAAGGCCATGAGCAAGGCTTGGTAAAAGGGCGGAAGGAAGGCCTTGAACAAGGCTTGGTAAAAGGGCGGGAAGAAGGCATTGAGCAAGGATTGGCAAAAGGGCGTGAAGAGGGTTTGAAACAAGGGTTGGTAAAAGGGCGCGAAGAGACTACTTTAAAAATGGCTCGAAACCTTCTGGAGGTTCTGGACGATGAAACCATTGCTTTGAAAACCGGTCTTACTATTGAAGAGGTTGCAGCTTTGCGGGATTAG